A window of the Clupea harengus chromosome 8, Ch_v2.0.2, whole genome shotgun sequence genome harbors these coding sequences:
- the sesn3 gene encoding sestrin-3, with product MGLHPHYLQAFLRCQFYLLRRDGPLPLHYRHYIAMMAAARHQCWFLVLLHVQEFYRIGVCLEWLEGLQYANEKLRNLNNLNKILAHRPWLITKEHIEGLLKTGENSWSLAELVHAVVLLAHFHALASFVFGSGINPDTPAPGSAYCTCELTSCSQSEQDVLLSKSPESELESLLERMRRLREDREEEEATEEEMVIRFEKEKKESLLVGSSDFDDEMISPSRTSRFVEDAAFGYQDFARRGEDNPPTFRAQDYSWEDHGFSLVNRLYSDIGLLLDEKFRTACDLTYYNMASREGVDTSMLRRALFNYVHCMYGIRYDDYDYGEVNQLLERNLKVYIKTVTCYPERTTRRMYDSYWYQFHHSEKVHVNLLLMEARMQAELLYALRAITQYMT from the exons ATGGGGCTTCATCCACATTACCTGCAAGCCTTCTTGCGCTGCCAGTTCTACCTGCTGAGGAGGGATGGGCCTTTACCCCTGCACTACAGACACTATATCGCTATGATG GCAGCAGCTCGGCATCAGTGCTGGTTCCTGGTGTTACTGCATGTGCAGGAGTTTTACCGGATAGGCGTTTGTTTGGAGTGGCTTGAAGGACTGCAGTATGCTAATGAAAAATTAAGAAATCTCAACAATCTCAACAAAATACTCGCACACAGACCTTGGCTCATCACTAAGGAGCATATAGAG GGCCTACTGAAGACAGGAGAGAACAGCTGGTCTCTGGCAGAGCTGGTCCATGCGGTTGTTTTGTTGGCGCACTTCCATGCCCTGGCCAGTTTTGTGTTTGGCAGTGGCATCAATCCCGACACACCGGCTCCAGGCAGTGCCTACTGCACCTGTGAGCTCACCAGCTGCAGCCAGTCAGAGCAGGACGTCCTTCTCAGCAAAAGTCCCGAG agcGAGCTGGAGTCTCTtctggagaggatgaggaggctgCGAGAGGaccgagaggaagaggaggccacAGAGGAAGAAATGGTCATCCGCtttgagaaagaaaagaaagagtctCTTCTTGTGGGGTCATCAG ACTTTGATGACGAAATGATTTCACCGTCTAGAACTTCACGCTTTGTTGAAGATGCTGCCTTTGGGTATCAAGACTTTGCCCGTCGAGGAGAGGACAACCCGCCCACATTTCGAGCACAG GATTACTCATGGGAAGACCATGGGTTCTCGTTGGTGAACAGATTGTATTCGGACATTGGCCTCCTCTTGGATGAGAAATTTAGGACGGCTTGTGATTTAACCTATTACAACATGGCAAGCCGTGAGGGCGTCGATACCAGCATGTTGCGGAGGGCGCTTTTTAACTATGTCCACTGCATGTATGGTATTAG GTATGATGATTACGATTATGGAGAGGTGAATCAGCTGCTGGAACGTAACCTGAAAGTTTACATAAAGACGGTGACATGCTATCCAGAGAGGACCACACGCCGCATGTATGACAGCTACTGGTATCAGTTCCACCACTCGGAgaag GTTCATGTGAATCTTCTTCTGATGGAGGCTCGGATGCAGGCGGAACTGCTTTATGCTCTTCGTGCAATCACACAGTACATGACCTGA
- the LOC116221417 gene encoding uncharacterized protein LOC116221417 → MGFRKLPLHHVQLSSGLVTGHVVVGVCASLPVPGVEFILGNDLAGGRVWELTKVAPPPVMVSVPPASDTLNGCATNFPPIFPISAVPTAKQIQEAEEQERLSCRSEVISKTVEGKRVASPVNSQTGTRGKYNRVNGRSVVGTESGPVELIHTGPGNGHSVSDYRESDTDYSTKQPPANVLGYIGGSRHLYQTRAAAKKALAKSTCKMQRSFGRNGVLRKGIGS, encoded by the exons ATGGGTTTTAGAAAGTTACCTTTACATCATGTCCAGCTTTCCTCTGGCTTAGTCACCGGCCATGTAGTGGTTggggtgtgtgcatctctgcctGTGCCTGGGGTAGAGTTCATCCTGGGAAATGACTTAGCTGGGGGGAGGGTCTGGGAACTCACTAAGGTGGCACCGCCACCCGTTATGGTAAGCGTTCCACCGGCATCTGACACGCTTAATGGGTGCGCAACAAATTTCCCTCCTATTTTTCCCATTTCTGCTGTTCCTACAGCTAAACAGATACAGGAAGCTGAGGAACAGGAGCGGTTAAGTTGTCGTTCTGAGGTGATCAGTAAAACTGTTGAAG GTAAGAGGGTTGCTTCTCCAGTCAACAGCCAGACTGGCACAAGAGGGAAATATAACCGTGTCAATGGCCGTTCAGTTGTGGGGACTGAATCTGGCCCAGTGGAGTTGATCCACACCGGACCTGGGAATGGTCATAGTGTCTCTGACTATAGGGAGTCAGACACTGATTATAGCACTAAGCAGCCTCCTGCTAATGTGCTGGGCTATATCGGTGGCTCTAGGCACCTCTATCAAACCCGTGCCGCTGCGAAAAAGGCGCTAGCGAAATCAACGTGTAAGATGCAGCGCTCTTTCGGTCGCAACGGTGTTTTGAGAAAGGGGATCGGGTCCTAG